The nucleotide sequence CTTCATGCGCGACGCCGGGCGCTACGGCGCCCGCATCCTGCCGGTGGATTCCGAGCACAACGCGCTCGCCCAGGCGATGGGCGACGGCCGCGTGTCCGACATCGCCAGGATGACGCTGACCGCCTCCGGCGGCCCGTTCCGCACCTGGACCCGCGAGCGCATCGCCGCAGCAAGCCCGACCGAGGCCGCCGCCCACCCGACCTGGTCGATGGGCATGAAGATCAACATCGATTCCGCCTCGCTGATGAACAAGGGGCTGGAGCTGATCGAAGCCCACCACCTCTTCGGCATCGAGGCCGGACGGCTCGACGTCATCGTCCACCCGCAATCGATCGTGCACGGGCTGATCGCGTGGCGCGACGGCGCGGTGACGGCGGGGCTCGCCATGCCCGACATGCGCGTGCCGATCGCCCACTGCCTCGGGCTCGGCGATCGCCTGGAGATCGCCCGCGGCCGTCCGCTCGATCTGGCCGCCACCGGCAGCCTCACCTTCGAGCCCGCGGACGAGGCCCGCTTCCCCTGCCTGCGGGTCGCCCGCGCGGCGCTCAGCGAGGGGGGTGCGGCACCCACCGTGATGAACGCCGCCAACGAGATCGCGGTGGCCGCCTTCATCCGCGGCGCCATCCCCTTCTACGGCATCGCCGAACTGGTGGAGCGGGCGGTCGAGCGCTTCGCCGCCGAACACCGCCGGGCCCCCGATGACGTCGAGGAGGCCCTGGCCATCGACGCGCAGGTGCGCGCCTGGAGCCGGGAGGCGGTCCCGGCCGCCCGCGCGGCGGGTTGACCTTCACCGAGTGTGATCGGGGACGGCCGTCGAGCAAGAGCACGCACCAAGAGCACGCACGGCGCGCGATTAGATCTCGCGCTCGAACGTGAGGCGTGCGACGATCCGCGGATTGCGGGCCGTGAGGCCGCCCTGTCAGGGCGGACGGCCGATACGACCGGAACCGATTGCGGTCTCGACAGTCGGCTTCCTAACGACAGTCGCGGCCTGAAGGAATGGCGGCCATGGAATTCTTGAGCGGCATGGGCGGCAACGCGGCCGGCTTCTTCGGCGCGGTGATCCCGTTCCTGTTCGTGCTGACCATCGTCGTGTTCGTGCACGAGATGGGTCACTTCCTGGTCGGGCGCTGGTGCGGGGTCGGCGTCACCGCCTTCTCCATCGGCTTCGGCCCGGAACTCGGCGGCTTCAACGACCGGCGGGGCACCCGCTGGAAGCTCTCGGCGATCCCGCTCGGCGGCTACGTCAAGTTCGTCGGCGACGCCAACGGCGCCAGCGTGCCCGATCCGGAGGCGGTCGCCCGCATGAACCCGCACGAGCGGGCGGTCAGCTTCCCGACCCAGCCGGTGGCCAAGCGCGCGGCCATCGTCGCGGCGGGCCCCATCGCCAACTTCATCCTGGCCATCGCCGTCTTCGCCGGGGCGATCTACGTCAACGGCCGCCACGAGACGCCGGCCCGGGTCGAGGCGGTGCAGCCGAACAGCGCCGCCGCGCGGGCGGGTTTCCAGCCGGGCGACGTGATCCGCACCATCGACGGGCAGGCGGTCGACACCTTCGGCGACATGCAGCGCGTCGTCTCCGCCGCCGCCGGCTCCTCGCTGACGGTCACCGTGGACCGCGGCGGGCAGGCGGCGACCCTGACGGCCGTGCCCGACATGATCGAGGAGCGCACGCCCTTCGGCCGCCACCGCTTCGGCCGGCTCGGCATCAACGGGCCGAACGCCGGCGCGGCCAAGCTCGTGCATTACGGCGCCCTCGACTCCCTGCGCCTGGGCGTCCACGAGACCGCCTTCGTGGTGGAGCGCACCTTCGACTACATCGGCAAGCTCGTCACCGGCCGCGAGTCCGCCGACCAGCTCTCGGGTCCGATCGGCATCGCCCGGGTCTCGGGCGAGGTCGCGCGGGTCGGCGGCGTCGGCGGGCTGATCGGGCTGATCGCCCTGCTCTCGGTCTCGATCGGGCTCCTGAACCTGTTCCCGATCCCGCTGCTCGACGGCGGCCATCTGCTGTTCTACGCCTTCGAGGCGGTGCGCGGGCGCCCCTTGAGCGAGCGGGCGCAGGAGATCGGCTTCCGCATCGGGCTGGCCTTCGTGCTGATGCTGATGCTGTTCGCCGCCTGGAACGACATCCTGAATCTGGGCGCCTCCCTGAGCCAGCGCGGCACCTGATCCGACGCGTGATCCCACCCGATTCGACGGCCCGGCTCGCATGCCGGGCCGCTCGCGTTTTGGGTTGACAAGCACTTGGCACGATCCGGACAGGATCGGGAAAGTCGTGATCCCGACCATATTTACGCCCTATTCACCTTAATCCGGGATCATCCGGAACGGGTCTTTCGCGTTAAGTGGCGCGAAGGCCACGACCCCCCAAAATCCCGGGATGCCGGACTTCGCCCGCGTTTGCTTCGTGGGGGAATCCCGATACAAGCGTGGCTGGGACCAGAGGGCGGCGAGCCTTAAGGGCGGCTGCCTGCGGGTGCGAACCCGTGCTGAGACAAAAAGAGACGGGCGATTACATGATGTCGATGACGGGAAAGCGCCGGCGAAAGTCGGCGGAGCAGGCCATCGTTCTGGTCGCCACCGCCGCCGGCGTGATCCTCGGCGGCGCGGCCGCGCAGGCCCAGCAGATCGTCGTCGAAGGCAACCGTCGGGTCGATTCCGACACGATCCGCTCCTACGTCACCGGCACCGCCTCCGGCTCGCCCGAGGAAGCGCGGCGCAACCTTCTCTCCACCGGCCTCTTCTCCGACGTGCAGGTCTCGGGCCGCGGCGGCACCACCGTGGTGCGGGTGCGTGAGAACAACGTGGTCGGCCGCGTCTTCTTCGAGGGCAACAAGAAGGTCGAGAAGGCGACGCTGGAAGGCGTGGTCGAGACCAAGGAGCGCGGCGCCCTGAGCCAGGCGGTGATCGCCGCGGACGTCGAGCGGATCCGGGACGTGTACAAGCGCTCGGGCCGCGGCACGGCCAAGGTCGGCTCCCGCCTCGTCGACCTGCCCAGCGGCCGCTCCGACGTCGTCTTCACCATCGACGAGGGCGACAAGACCGGCATCCGCGAGATCCACTTCGTCGGCAACCAAGCCTACTCGGAATCGACCCTCAAGGGGCTGATGTCCTCCTCCGAGATGAACTTCCTGTCGTTCATCAAGACCTCCGACGTCTACGATCCCGACCGCATCTCCGCCGACCTCGACGTCGTGCGCCGCTACTACCTCAAGAACGGCTACGCCGACTTCCGCGTCGTCAACGCCGATGCCCGCTACGTCGAAGCGGGCGAGGAGGCCGGCTGGGTCGTCACCGTCACCGTCGAGGAAGGCGAGCCCTACACGGTGGGCGCGGTGGCGGTGGACCCGCGCATCCCCGGCGTCGACCGCGAGGCGCTGGACGGGCAGATCCGCGCCCAGGTCGGCGACGTCTACAACGCCGAGGACGTCGAGAAGACGCTGGTCGGCGTCACCAACGAGGTCAACCGCCAGGGCTACCCCTTCGCCCAGGTGCGCCCGACCGGCCAGCGCGACCGCGCCACGCATCAGGTCGCCCTCGGCTTCGTGGTCGAGGACGGCCCGCGCGTCTACGTCGAGCGCATCAACATCCGCGGCAACACCCGCACCCGCGACTACGTCATCCGCCGCGAACTCGACCTGACCGAGGGCGACGCCTACAACCGCGTGCTGGTCGACCGGGCCGAGCGACGGCTGAACGGCCTCGGCTTCTTCAAGAAGGTCCGGTTCTCCAACGAGCCGGGCTCGGCGCCGGACCGGGTGGTGGTGAACATCGACGTCGAGGATCAGCCCACGGGCTCGTTCTCGGTGGCGGGCGGCTACTCGACCCAGGACGGCATCATCGGCGAGGTCTCGGTCTCCGAGTCGAACTTCCTGGGCCGCGGCCAGTACGTGCGCTTGGCCGTGCAGGGCGGCCAGTTCGCCCGCGGCATCGACTTCTCCTTCACCGAGCCGTACTTCCTCGGCTACCGCCTCGCGGCCGGCTTCGACGCCTTCTACAAGTACTCCGACCTGACCCGCTGGTCGCGCTACGAGACCACCGTCTACGGCGGCCAGCTCCGCCTCGGCCTGCCGATCACCGAGGAGTTCGGCGTCACCTTCCGCTACTCGCTCTACAACACCGAGCTGCGGGTGCCGAACACGATCAAGCGGCCCTACAACGACTGCTCGGTGGCCATTCCCGGCTACACCGCTCTCAATCCGACCGGGACGATCGATCCCTCGAGCGGTCGCGACGTGAGCGGCACGCCGGCCTACCCGGCCTGCGCCTTCGACGGCGAGGCCTCGATCGCCCTCAAGGGCCAGCAGGGCAACGTGCTGACCTCGCTGGCGGGCGTCACCCTGGCCTACTCGACGCTGGACAACCTCCAGCGCCCCTCGAACGGCTTCTACGGCGAGGTGAAGCCCGACATCGCCGGCATCGGCGGCGACTCCAAGTTCTTCCGCGTGACGGGCGACGCCCGCTACTACAAGGAACTGTGGGAGGACGTGGTCGGCTTCGTGCGCGTCCAGGGCGGCCACATCTCGAATCTCGACAGTCAGCCGCTGCGCATCACCGACCAGTTCTTCCTCGGCCCGTCCCTCGTCCGCGGCTTCGCCCCGAACGGCCTCGGCCCGCGCGACGTCGGCATCGCCGACGCCCGCTCCAACGCCATCGGCGGCACCACCTATTTCGGCGGTACGCTCGAGGTTCAGTTCCCGATCTGGGGCCTGCCGAAGGATCTCGGCCTGAAGGGCGCCGTGTTCGCCGATGCCGGTACGCTGTTCGGCTACGCCGGCAGCCGCAACTTCGACGTGAACGGCGACGGCTTCATCAACGGCTTCGCCCCCGGATCGGGCTGCAACTACACGAACTTCGGCAGCACCGCGATCAAGGTCGAGCCCGAATGCGTGAACGTGCGCGACAAGCCGACGATCCGCTCCTCGGTCGGTGCCTCGATCCTGTGGAACTCGCCGCTCGGCCCGATCCGGTTCGACTACGCCTACGCCCTGACGAAGGACGAGGGTGTCGCGACGGCCGTGGGTCGGGCCGGCAAGGACCAGCTCCAGGCGTTCCGCTTCTCCGGCGGCTCGCGCTTCTGATCCCCGAGGCCCGTACCTGAAAGAGCCGTGCCCAGTCGATCCCGGGCCCGGCTCTTTCGTTTTGTCCGGGGCCTCGTCCCGAAAGGGGGCCTCCGGCTTCCAGAACCATGCGCCGGGACGCGCTTCCTTGCCCGCGGCGGGTGCCGCCCGCACCGAACGACGCTATAGCGGCGCTCCGACCCATCCCGCGCCGGCGCATTCGAGCCTCATGTCAGATCCCGTCTTCATCGCCCCGAAGGGCGGCCTGACCCTCGGCGGCGTCGCCGAAGCCTGCGGCGTCCCGCTGCCCGAGGGTATCGACCCCGACCGGGCCGTGACCGGCGCCGCTCCGCTCGAAACCGCGGGTCCGACCGAAGTCGCCTACATGGACAATGCCCGCTACGGCGACGCGCTCGCCGCGACCCGGGCCCTGGCCTGCCTCGTCGCCCCGCGCTTTTCCGCCCGCGTGCCCTCCGGCACCGTGGCGCTCGTCACCCGCGATCCCTACCGCGCCTATGCCGGGCTCCTGGCGCGCCTCTACGAGGAGGCGATGCGGCCGGGCTCGCTGTTTGCCGCGGGCGGGATCTCGCCCGGCGCCCATGTCCACCCGCAGGCACGGCTGGAGGACGGAGTGCGCGTCGATCCCGGCGCCGTGGTCGGCCCCGGCGCCGAGATCGGCGCGGGCACGGTGATCGGCCCCAACGCGGTGATCGGCCCGAACGTGCGGATCGGCCGCGACTGCTCCATCGGCGCGGGCACGACCCTGACCCACGCGCTCGTCGGCAACCGGGTGATCGTCCATCCCGGCGCCCGGATCGGCCAGGACGGGTTCGGCTTCGCCATGGGCGCCGGCGGCCATCTCAAGGTGCCGCAGGTCGGCCGCGTCATCGTGCAGGACGATGTCGAGATCGGCGCCAACACCACGATCGACCGGGGCGCCTCGCGCGACACGGTGATCGGCGAGGGCACCAAGATCGACAACCTCGTGCAGATCGCCCACAACGTGGTGATCGGCCGTCACTGCGTGATCGTCTCCGGCGTCGGCATCTCCGGTTCGACCACGCTGGAGGATTACGTGGTGCTCGGCGGCCAGGTCGGCGTCGTCGGCCACCTGCGCATCGGCATGGGCTCGCAGATCGCCGGCTCCTCCAACGTCAACCGCGACGTGCCGCCGGGCTCGCGCTGGGGCGGCACGCCGGCCAAGCCGGTGCGGACGTGGTTTCGCGAGATGACGACGCTCGCCCGCCTCGCCGAGCGGTCGGGCAAGGATGACACCGGGAATTGACGTTCAGGGCTCCGCCCTGAAACCCGCCGAAGGGCTTGCCCTCTGGGAACCCGTGACGGGCACCTTCACGCTTCGAACAGCGAGACGATGTCGGGACGGCCGCGCCAGTGCTCGATCCGGTGGCAGGTCAGCGACGCAGGCGGCAGCGTCCGGTAGATCGCGAGGCTTTCCGCCACGAAGGCGTCGAGGCTCAGCGTCTCGGGCGGCGCGTTCCGGCGCTGGCGGCGCTTGAACACCGTGGAGCCCGCCACGCCGTAGAGCGTCGCCACCGGCGGATAGACCGGCCAGATCGCATCGTCGAGGAGCACGTCCGGCGCGTAGGCCTCGACCGGGACCGGGCGCGGCGTCAGCCCCGCCTCGCGCGCGAGCCGCGCGGCGACGTCGCCGAGCACGGCCAGCCGCGGGTGGTTGATGTTGTGCATGAACAGGCCGCCCCGCGACCAGCGCAGCAGGTCGCCCGAGAGGTCGAAGCCGATCGCCCGGCTCGACGCGATCAGGTCCGCGGCGGCGATGTCCCAGGCATCGAGATAACCCAATCGCGAAAAGACGTCCTCGCGGAACAGCCCGACGATCCGCTCCGGCGCGAGCCCCTGGAGGAAGCCGAACAGGACGATCGCCGAGTGATAGGTGCCGAGCGGCGACGGCGCGAGCCGGACGCGGGCCACCGAGGCGAGATCGCCGACATAGACCGCGTCGGGGTGGAAGGCGGTGAAGACGATCGACGGAAACAGCCGCATCCGCGGCAGCCGTTCGCCCAGCGCCTCCGAGCCGCCCTCGGGGAAGAAGCCCGCCGGGAAGGGCTGCGAGAAGACGTGGTCGCACGCGCCGAGCGATCTCGCGAAGGCGTCGAGGCCCTGCCCGCCCTTGCCCAGCGCGCTCATCGGGATCAGGCGCACCCGTGCGCCGACGAGGATGCGCAGGGCATCGGCGACGCCGCGGGCCTGGCAATTGCCGATCACCGCGATCCGGGGACCGGTCAGGCCGGCATCCTCAGCCCCGCCGCGTCCGGCCCAGGGCCGGCGCGCCCAGCGAAGAAGGCGGGCGAGGCCCAAGGCGGCGCGCCTACTCGCGCCGCAGCAGGCGGTCGACCACGAGGTCGGACCAGAAGCCGGCGCGGAAGCTTCGGGTGAGCGCCTGCGGATCGTAGGTCTGCTCGACCCACTCCAGGAAGCCCTGCCCGCGCGCCTCGCCCTCGCGCAGATAGGTGGCGAAGAACGCGTCCAGGATGCCGGTCTTGGCGAAGCGGAAATGGCCGTAGCGCGGCGAGAGCTGGCGCAGGGCCTCCCGTACCGGCCGGCCCTCGTGCAGGATCAGGAACAGGGTGGCGGCGAGCCCGGCCCGATCCGCACCCGACTTGCAGTGCATGACGGCCGGGTACTCGATCCCGGCGAAGAAGTCGCGGGCGGCGAGCAGGGTCTCGCGGGAGGGGGCCTCGCGGGAACGCAACACGAACTCCACCAGAGTCAAT is from Methylorubrum populi and encodes:
- the bamA gene encoding outer membrane protein assembly factor BamA, encoding MMSMTGKRRRKSAEQAIVLVATAAGVILGGAAAQAQQIVVEGNRRVDSDTIRSYVTGTASGSPEEARRNLLSTGLFSDVQVSGRGGTTVVRVRENNVVGRVFFEGNKKVEKATLEGVVETKERGALSQAVIAADVERIRDVYKRSGRGTAKVGSRLVDLPSGRSDVVFTIDEGDKTGIREIHFVGNQAYSESTLKGLMSSSEMNFLSFIKTSDVYDPDRISADLDVVRRYYLKNGYADFRVVNADARYVEAGEEAGWVVTVTVEEGEPYTVGAVAVDPRIPGVDREALDGQIRAQVGDVYNAEDVEKTLVGVTNEVNRQGYPFAQVRPTGQRDRATHQVALGFVVEDGPRVYVERINIRGNTRTRDYVIRRELDLTEGDAYNRVLVDRAERRLNGLGFFKKVRFSNEPGSAPDRVVVNIDVEDQPTGSFSVAGGYSTQDGIIGEVSVSESNFLGRGQYVRLAVQGGQFARGIDFSFTEPYFLGYRLAAGFDAFYKYSDLTRWSRYETTVYGGQLRLGLPITEEFGVTFRYSLYNTELRVPNTIKRPYNDCSVAIPGYTALNPTGTIDPSSGRDVSGTPAYPACAFDGEASIALKGQQGNVLTSLAGVTLAYSTLDNLQRPSNGFYGEVKPDIAGIGGDSKFFRVTGDARYYKELWEDVVGFVRVQGGHISNLDSQPLRITDQFFLGPSLVRGFAPNGLGPRDVGIADARSNAIGGTTYFGGTLEVQFPIWGLPKDLGLKGAVFADAGTLFGYAGSRNFDVNGDGFINGFAPGSGCNYTNFGSTAIKVEPECVNVRDKPTIRSSVGASILWNSPLGPIRFDYAYALTKDEGVATAVGRAGKDQLQAFRFSGGSRF
- a CDS encoding tyrosine-protein phosphatase: MFNRFLPPETRYARRMARIAKFERPIDGSVARAKAWANMLLVDHGIFRLAYLNRHRIGTGLVWRSAQPSPHQFAWFKRQGVRTVVSLRGGREHGSWPLQREACERQGLTLVEFVLRSREAPSRETLLAARDFFAGIEYPAVMHCKSGADRAGLAATLFLILHEGRPVREALRQLSPRYGHFRFAKTGILDAFFATYLREGEARGQGFLEWVEQTYDPQALTRSFRAGFWSDLVVDRLLRRE
- the rseP gene encoding RIP metalloprotease RseP, with the translated sequence MEFLSGMGGNAAGFFGAVIPFLFVLTIVVFVHEMGHFLVGRWCGVGVTAFSIGFGPELGGFNDRRGTRWKLSAIPLGGYVKFVGDANGASVPDPEAVARMNPHERAVSFPTQPVAKRAAIVAAGPIANFILAIAVFAGAIYVNGRHETPARVEAVQPNSAAARAGFQPGDVIRTIDGQAVDTFGDMQRVVSAAAGSSLTVTVDRGGQAATLTAVPDMIEERTPFGRHRFGRLGINGPNAGAAKLVHYGALDSLRLGVHETAFVVERTFDYIGKLVTGRESADQLSGPIGIARVSGEVARVGGVGGLIGLIALLSVSIGLLNLFPIPLLDGGHLLFYAFEAVRGRPLSERAQEIGFRIGLAFVLMLMLFAAWNDILNLGASLSQRGT
- the dxr gene encoding 1-deoxy-D-xylulose-5-phosphate reductoisomerase; protein product: MSLTVTVLGATGSIGRSTTDLLAQHAGRFRVGALVGGKDAAALARLARELKPDFAALADASAGPALAEALAGSGIPNGAGEGAVLEAVAREADIVVAAVSGAAGLKPTHAALRLGRTIALANKESLVCAGDAFMRDAGRYGARILPVDSEHNALAQAMGDGRVSDIARMTLTASGGPFRTWTRERIAAASPTEAAAHPTWSMGMKINIDSASLMNKGLELIEAHHLFGIEAGRLDVIVHPQSIVHGLIAWRDGAVTAGLAMPDMRVPIAHCLGLGDRLEIARGRPLDLAATGSLTFEPADEARFPCLRVARAALSEGGAAPTVMNAANEIAVAAFIRGAIPFYGIAELVERAVERFAAEHRRAPDDVEEALAIDAQVRAWSREAVPAARAAG
- a CDS encoding WcbI family polysaccharide biosynthesis putative acetyltransferase, with amino-acid sequence MGLARLLRWARRPWAGRGGAEDAGLTGPRIAVIGNCQARGVADALRILVGARVRLIPMSALGKGGQGLDAFARSLGACDHVFSQPFPAGFFPEGGSEALGERLPRMRLFPSIVFTAFHPDAVYVGDLASVARVRLAPSPLGTYHSAIVLFGFLQGLAPERIVGLFREDVFSRLGYLDAWDIAAADLIASSRAIGFDLSGDLLRWSRGGLFMHNINHPRLAVLGDVAARLAREAGLTPRPVPVEAYAPDVLLDDAIWPVYPPVATLYGVAGSTVFKRRQRRNAPPETLSLDAFVAESLAIYRTLPPASLTCHRIEHWRGRPDIVSLFEA
- the lpxD gene encoding UDP-3-O-(3-hydroxymyristoyl)glucosamine N-acyltransferase, whose product is MSDPVFIAPKGGLTLGGVAEACGVPLPEGIDPDRAVTGAAPLETAGPTEVAYMDNARYGDALAATRALACLVAPRFSARVPSGTVALVTRDPYRAYAGLLARLYEEAMRPGSLFAAGGISPGAHVHPQARLEDGVRVDPGAVVGPGAEIGAGTVIGPNAVIGPNVRIGRDCSIGAGTTLTHALVGNRVIVHPGARIGQDGFGFAMGAGGHLKVPQVGRVIVQDDVEIGANTTIDRGASRDTVIGEGTKIDNLVQIAHNVVIGRHCVIVSGVGISGSTTLEDYVVLGGQVGVVGHLRIGMGSQIAGSSNVNRDVPPGSRWGGTPAKPVRTWFREMTTLARLAERSGKDDTGN